In Streptomyces sp. SN-593, a single genomic region encodes these proteins:
- a CDS encoding DUF6188 family protein, with translation MEDGWDIRSMPGIGIGGVIIGRALRLDTGSNGIEVHSPAELTTDSEALLVRASARINLDRLPQLLDQPVAEVHAADSGSLRVRFANGWRLNVPVSPSAFGWIGSARGSYFTSSRPGGGVKMRERPQA, from the coding sequence GTGGAGGACGGCTGGGACATCCGCTCGATGCCTGGGATCGGCATCGGCGGGGTGATCATCGGCCGTGCCCTGCGACTGGACACCGGCTCGAACGGGATTGAGGTTCACAGCCCCGCCGAACTGACGACGGACAGCGAAGCCCTGCTCGTTCGCGCCTCCGCCCGGATCAACCTTGACCGGCTCCCTCAGTTGCTCGATCAGCCAGTTGCCGAGGTCCACGCAGCGGATTCGGGCAGTCTGCGCGTGCGCTTCGCCAACGGGTGGCGCTTGAACGTGCCCGTTTCTCCCAGCGCCTTCGGCTGGATCGGCAGTGCGCGGGGAAGCTACTTCACCAGTTCGCGCCCAGGTGGCGGAGTGAAGATGCGCGAACGACCACAGGCTTGA
- a CDS encoding transposase, with protein sequence MLIPSSGRSSERSLRVGQMREGVSVKLWVVDDDLWAMIGSVLPPCPSCAPGPRPVPDRLCLQGILFVLYTGIPWQQLRWSWALALVRPAGDAWSDGRTPVSSTGCTGYSSPS encoded by the coding sequence ATGTTGATACCGAGCAGCGGCAGATCGTCAGAGCGAAGTCTCCGAGTCGGCCAGATGCGTGAGGGCGTGAGCGTCAAGCTGTGGGTCGTGGACGACGACTTGTGGGCGATGATCGGGTCGGTCCTGCCGCCCTGTCCCTCGTGCGCCCCTGGACCCAGACCCGTGCCGGACCGGCTGTGTCTGCAGGGCATCTTGTTCGTGCTCTACACCGGGATCCCGTGGCAGCAGCTCCGTTGGAGCTGGGCTTTGGCTCTGGTCAGACCTGCTGGCGACGCCTGGAGCGATGGCAGGACGCCGGTGTCTTCGACCGGCTGCACCGGATACTCCTCGCCGAGCTGA